A stretch of DNA from Desulfofalx alkaliphila DSM 12257:
ATGTCACCTTGGCTGTGATGTTAACCATGGATGGGCACCACGGCTTGATTTGGGGGCTGGTCAACAGTTATCAAACCTTGCCCCTTACGGCGGCTGAAATGAGCGGCGGGGTGACTTTGTTTGTTATCCGGGTGTTTGCAGACACCGTTACCATGGCCCTGAAGGTGGCCATTCCGGTGATAGCGGCCCTGTTAATGACAGACATGGCCCTAGGGATAATGGGTAGAACTGCCCCGCAAATGAACGTCTTTATGTTGGGTTTCCCCTTTAAAATGATGTTCGGTTTGGTATCCCTTGCCATTTTATTACCTTTAATCGGTGCGGTTTTTGCCACCGTCATTGATCAAATGCATAGGGATTTACTATTACTGGTGAAAGGGTTGTCTTAATGTCTCGCCCAGCGCA
This window harbors:
- the fliR gene encoding flagellar biosynthetic protein FliR codes for the protein MLPDLSVLPVFMLVFTRCTGFLVASPLFIIPGIPPLVKAGFAFVLSLIIFPTVSPTEVDIAGGLLGFGLMVLSEAAVGLAMGLICTIIFNAFRIAGQMIDFQIGFAMSQMMDPGSGQMTTLLGRFLFYVTLAVMLTMDGHHGLIWGLVNSYQTLPLTAAEMSGGVTLFVIRVFADTVTMALKVAIPVIAALLMTDMALGIMGRTAPQMNVFMLGFPFKMMFGLVSLAILLPLIGAVFATVIDQMHRDLLLLVKGLS